A genomic stretch from Gemmatimonadaceae bacterium includes:
- the purE gene encoding 5-(carboxyamino)imidazole ribonucleotide mutase, with protein sequence MGSASDYDTLAPACEILAELGIPYEARVVSAHRTPDWLFEYAETAQRRGLRAIIAAAGGAAHLPGMLAAKTLVPVLGVPVVATPLNGLDALLSIVQMPAGVPVATFAIGKPGAANAALYAAQLLAAHDATLLAALVARRAAKAADALARPLPAPNAIAP encoded by the coding sequence ATGGGCAGCGCAAGTGACTACGACACGCTCGCGCCGGCCTGCGAGATACTCGCCGAGCTGGGCATTCCCTACGAGGCGCGGGTGGTGTCGGCGCATCGTACGCCGGACTGGCTGTTCGAGTACGCCGAAACCGCCCAACGGCGCGGACTGCGCGCAATCATCGCCGCAGCAGGTGGTGCGGCGCACCTGCCGGGGATGTTGGCTGCGAAGACACTGGTGCCGGTACTGGGCGTTCCCGTTGTCGCCACGCCGCTGAATGGACTGGACGCGTTGCTGAGCATCGTCCAGATGCCGGCTGGTGTTCCCGTCGCCACCTTTGCGATCGGCAAGCCAGGTGCGGCCAATGCGGCGTTGTACGCCGCGCAGTTGCTGGCCGCGCACGATGCGACGTTGCTTGCCGCTCTTGTCGCGCGTCGCGCTGCCAAGGCGGCGGACGCCTTGGCGCGTCCCCTGCCCGCCCCCAACGCCATCGCACCGTGA
- a CDS encoding O-acetylhomoserine aminocarboxypropyltransferase/cysteine synthase: MSDSTRSTHGGHATAVRPRRAETLALHAGQECADPATGARAVPIYATTSFVFDSPEHAADLFGLRAFGNIYSRINNPTVDVFERRVAALEGGVAAVAVASGQAALTLTMLNLAEAGDNIVASQSLYGGSVALFTHTLPRLGIRTRFVDIHDHRAVAAAIDGGTRAIYVETVGNPALDVPDLEALARLAHDFNVPLVVDNTFAPILARPFDHGADIVLHSATKWIGGHGTTIGGVVVDGGRFDWTATARFRRLYTEPEPAYHGLRFAEAFGNVNGANIAFAVRLRVLLLRDIGASLSPFSAFLFLQGLETLPLRIRQHSANALAVASFLAAHPAVSWVRYPGLTSHVTHANADRYLTDGFGGVLTFGVRGGEAAATRFIAKTGLFSLLANVGDAKSLVIHPWTTTHEQLSEAERRAAGVTPDLVRLSVGLEHLDDLLEDLDRALAAAVAVDAHRTTTAGPQRGESAA; encoded by the coding sequence ATGTCCGACAGTACCCGCAGCACCCATGGCGGTCACGCCACCGCCGTCCGCCCGCGCCGCGCAGAAACGCTCGCGCTGCATGCCGGTCAGGAGTGCGCCGATCCGGCCACCGGCGCCCGCGCGGTGCCCATCTACGCCACCACCTCGTTCGTGTTCGACAGTCCGGAACACGCCGCCGACCTGTTCGGCCTGCGCGCGTTTGGCAACATCTACTCGCGCATCAACAATCCCACCGTTGATGTCTTCGAGCGGCGCGTCGCCGCGCTGGAAGGCGGCGTGGCCGCGGTCGCCGTCGCCAGCGGTCAGGCCGCGCTGACGCTGACCATGCTCAATCTCGCGGAAGCCGGCGACAACATCGTGGCGTCGCAGTCACTGTACGGGGGCTCCGTGGCGCTCTTCACGCACACGTTGCCGCGCCTGGGAATTCGCACGCGATTTGTCGACATTCATGACCACCGCGCCGTGGCCGCCGCCATCGATGGTGGCACTCGCGCGATCTATGTCGAGACCGTGGGCAACCCCGCGCTGGACGTGCCCGACCTTGAGGCGTTGGCCCGGCTGGCGCACGACTTCAACGTACCGCTGGTGGTCGACAACACGTTCGCGCCGATCCTCGCGCGACCATTCGACCACGGGGCGGACATTGTATTGCACAGTGCGACCAAGTGGATCGGAGGCCACGGCACGACGATTGGCGGAGTCGTGGTGGACGGCGGGCGCTTCGACTGGACCGCAACCGCCCGTTTCCGCCGGCTCTACACCGAGCCGGAACCCGCCTATCATGGATTGCGCTTTGCCGAAGCGTTCGGGAATGTGAACGGGGCCAATATCGCCTTTGCCGTGCGGTTGCGCGTCCTGCTGTTGCGGGACATCGGCGCGTCGCTCTCGCCGTTCAGTGCGTTCCTGTTTCTGCAGGGACTGGAAACCCTGCCGCTCCGCATCCGGCAGCACAGTGCCAATGCGCTGGCCGTGGCGTCGTTTCTCGCCGCCCATCCCGCGGTCTCATGGGTGCGCTATCCCGGGCTCACGTCGCATGTCACGCATGCCAATGCTGATCGCTATCTCACCGACGGCTTCGGCGGTGTGCTGACCTTCGGTGTTCGCGGCGGCGAAGCCGCGGCCACGCGCTTCATCGCCAAGACGGGACTCTTCTCGTTGTTGGCGAATGTGGGTGATGCCAAGAGTCTCGTCATCCACCCGTGGACCACCACCCACGAGCAACTGAGCGAGGCAGAACGTCGCGCCGCGGGTGTCACGCCCGACCTCGTGCGTCTGTCGGTTGGCCTGGAGCACCTGGACGATCTGCTTGAGGATCTCGATCGCGCACTCGCTGCCGCCGTGGCCGTCGACGCGCACCGGACCACCACGGCCGGCCCCCAGCGTGGCGAGAGTGCCGCGTGA
- the moaC gene encoding cyclic pyranopterin monophosphate synthase MoaC, protein MEVHVKAGKSDNQGVAGEVARELTHVDATGKFSMVDVGAKPFSLRSAFASGTIRMQLATFKAIRDNTLAKGDVIPVARLAGIQAAKRTSDLIPLCHPLPLSGVEVLVNLDESLPGLRVEGFVRTTAQTGVEMEALTAVSVALLAVYDMAKAIDRTMVISEILLREKRGGTRGDFISGP, encoded by the coding sequence ATGGAGGTACACGTGAAGGCAGGCAAATCGGACAATCAGGGGGTGGCTGGGGAGGTCGCGCGCGAGTTAACGCACGTCGATGCGACTGGAAAATTCAGTATGGTGGACGTCGGAGCAAAGCCATTTTCCCTCCGATCGGCGTTCGCCAGCGGGACTATTCGGATGCAACTAGCTACATTTAAAGCCATACGAGACAATACCTTAGCGAAAGGTGATGTCATACCGGTGGCACGATTGGCCGGGATTCAGGCGGCCAAGCGCACGTCCGACCTTATCCCCCTGTGTCACCCTTTGCCGTTGTCCGGGGTAGAGGTTCTGGTTAACCTCGATGAGTCCCTCCCTGGCCTTCGGGTCGAGGGATTTGTCAGAACCACCGCCCAGACCGGGGTGGAGATGGAAGCGTTGACTGCCGTTTCCGTGGCGTTGCTGGCGGTATACGACATGGCGAAGGCGATCGACCGGACGATGGTGATTTCCGAGATCCTGCTGCGCGAGAAACGCGGCGGCACGAGAGGGGATTTCATCAGCGGTCCGTGA
- a CDS encoding homoserine dehydrogenase, producing MNQLKSSRVRPDPVVAHRTPSRPNATQGAWPIREQVLTFHNVSLESGERLETLDVRYRLEGALNSARDNLVLVVHALTGTVNATDWWRGVVREGGALDPARHAVLTTNLLGGCDGTTIRRGDGVRLSPPITTRDQAAVLARVLDALGVATPLLVCGGSLGGQVALEFAASFPQRVRAAVVLAAPAAQTAQGLAWNAIMRRAIAIAGPREGLALARMVGMLSYRTPTGLEQRFGRSRGTNGTFLMNEWLAAHGEKLVARFDATSYATLLDAMDAHDVGRDRGGIPAALSAVGARLTGVGIPGDQLYPAESVREWTRAVGAQYVELPSIHGHDAFLLETARVSDILRRAMERVVDPPAAPTNETAAVMERSAPARDTFVRSARTARTATPIHSQTLRVALAGCGHVGGGLLDLLSEPGRDRRAVLVDRVLIRDGSRRRPSLEQAIAHGSASPQARVIDPTVLLDDDTDVLVEVIGGTTTARTLVEAALQRGIRVVTANKALLAARGPELVALAHAHGTRIDFEGAVAGAIPVIRCIRHGAAGVGIHCISGILNGTSNFVLDCVTEGASLAEAIGRAQQLGYAEADPTRDLSGEDAEDKLRVLAWLVFGIHPTTLTVVRRGIDAETASWAARVAAEGDRVKLIASCAVEHGALVARIIPTRVSRDDPWAGVSGPTNRIVIESTSAGALVLQGTGAGGRATAGAVLSDLLG from the coding sequence GTGAACCAGCTCAAGTCATCGCGCGTGCGTCCGGACCCGGTGGTGGCGCACCGTACGCCAAGCCGCCCCAACGCGACGCAGGGGGCATGGCCAATCCGCGAGCAGGTGCTGACGTTTCACAACGTGTCGCTTGAGTCCGGTGAACGGTTGGAGACGCTGGACGTGCGCTATCGCCTGGAGGGAGCACTCAACAGCGCGCGCGACAATCTCGTGCTGGTCGTTCATGCGTTAACCGGTACCGTGAACGCCACCGACTGGTGGCGCGGCGTCGTCCGCGAAGGCGGCGCGCTTGATCCCGCGCGGCATGCGGTGCTCACCACGAACTTGTTGGGCGGGTGTGACGGAACCACCATCAGGCGTGGTGATGGCGTGCGCCTGTCGCCACCGATCACGACGCGCGACCAGGCGGCGGTTCTGGCACGCGTGCTTGATGCGCTGGGTGTGGCCACGCCGCTTCTCGTGTGCGGTGGGTCACTGGGCGGACAGGTTGCGCTCGAATTTGCCGCGAGTTTCCCCCAGCGCGTGCGCGCCGCCGTCGTATTGGCCGCGCCCGCCGCGCAGACCGCGCAGGGATTGGCCTGGAACGCGATCATGCGGCGCGCGATTGCCATTGCGGGCCCGCGCGAAGGCCTCGCGCTTGCCCGCATGGTGGGCATGCTCAGCTACCGGACACCTACAGGACTCGAGCAGCGCTTTGGTCGCTCGCGTGGGACCAACGGCACATTCCTCATGAACGAGTGGCTCGCGGCGCACGGAGAGAAGCTGGTCGCGCGGTTTGATGCGACGAGCTACGCCACCCTGCTGGATGCCATGGATGCACATGATGTCGGTCGTGATCGTGGCGGCATCCCGGCGGCCCTGTCGGCCGTCGGCGCCCGCTTGACGGGCGTTGGCATCCCTGGCGATCAACTCTATCCCGCTGAATCGGTGCGCGAGTGGACCCGGGCCGTTGGTGCGCAGTATGTCGAACTCCCTTCGATCCACGGTCATGATGCGTTCCTGCTCGAAACGGCCCGCGTCAGTGACATTCTCCGTCGCGCGATGGAACGCGTGGTGGATCCGCCCGCGGCGCCGACGAACGAGACCGCCGCCGTCATGGAACGGAGCGCGCCCGCCCGCGACACATTCGTTCGGAGCGCGCGCACCGCGCGCACAGCAACGCCAATTCATTCACAGACCCTTCGGGTCGCGCTCGCCGGCTGCGGCCATGTGGGCGGCGGACTGCTGGACCTTCTGTCGGAGCCCGGCCGCGACCGGCGTGCGGTGCTGGTTGACCGCGTGCTGATACGCGACGGTAGTCGGCGGCGCCCTTCGCTCGAACAGGCCATCGCACACGGCAGTGCGTCGCCGCAGGCGCGGGTGATCGATCCCACCGTATTGCTCGATGATGATACCGACGTTCTGGTCGAAGTGATCGGTGGCACCACCACGGCTCGCACGCTGGTCGAAGCCGCATTGCAGCGAGGCATCCGCGTTGTTACAGCCAACAAGGCGCTCCTGGCGGCACGCGGCCCCGAACTGGTGGCCCTTGCACACGCCCACGGAACGCGAATCGATTTTGAAGGAGCCGTGGCCGGTGCGATTCCCGTCATCCGTTGCATTCGCCACGGTGCGGCCGGCGTCGGCATTCACTGCATCAGCGGCATTCTGAACGGCACCAGTAACTTCGTGCTCGACTGCGTGACCGAAGGGGCATCGCTCGCCGAGGCGATTGGTCGCGCGCAACAGCTCGGATACGCCGAGGCCGATCCAACACGCGATTTGTCCGGGGAAGACGCAGAAGACAAACTGCGGGTACTCGCGTGGCTGGTGTTTGGCATCCATCCGACGACGCTGACGGTGGTCCGCCGCGGGATCGACGCCGAGACCGCCAGTTGGGCCGCGCGGGTGGCGGCAGAGGGAGACCGCGTGAAACTGATCGCCAGTTGCGCCGTCGAGCACGGCGCCTTGGTGGCCCGTATCATCCCCACGCGCGTGTCGCGTGACGACCCATGGGCCGGAGTGAGCGGTCCCACCAATCGTATCGTGATCGAGAGCACGTCGGCAGGCGCACTGGTGCTTCAAGGGACCGGCGCGGGCGGACGCGCCACCGCCGGTGCCGTACTTAGCGACCTACTCGGCTAG
- a CDS encoding sulfurtransferase, with protein MSRVSRYQRVRARCATAATFALFAVACRHGSAVPVAGAQTRSQMLVTTTWLAEHASDANLVVLHVGNKAQYDSGHAPGARLVTLAELSLPQVEGGLTLQMGTVAQLAAWATANGIGDKSRVVVVPHDENLQSATRVFITLAYLGAFERTSVLDGGFKAWKAEGRAVTKAAPSAASAVTFTPRPRPELIATLAQVEAISKDSGRTALIDARLPRFYNGDGGGYPRPGHIPTAVNIPLNTVSTNGFMKPASELKTLLAQAGVKGDKPIVTYCHIGQQATVLWFVATLLGYDARMFDGSFQEWSSTTRLPVVAPPPKE; from the coding sequence GTGAGTCGCGTCTCGCGATACCAGCGCGTTCGTGCACGTTGCGCCACCGCCGCCACGTTCGCGCTGTTCGCGGTGGCGTGTCGTCACGGGAGCGCCGTGCCAGTGGCGGGCGCGCAAACGCGTTCGCAGATGCTGGTCACCACGACCTGGCTCGCGGAGCACGCGTCCGACGCCAACCTGGTGGTGCTGCACGTGGGGAACAAGGCGCAATACGATAGCGGACATGCGCCGGGCGCTCGTCTGGTGACGTTGGCGGAGCTCTCGCTCCCGCAGGTCGAGGGCGGGTTGACGCTGCAGATGGGAACCGTCGCACAACTCGCGGCCTGGGCCACCGCCAATGGCATCGGTGACAAGTCGCGCGTCGTCGTGGTGCCACACGACGAGAACCTGCAGTCGGCCACGCGGGTGTTCATCACCCTGGCCTATCTGGGCGCGTTCGAACGGACGTCCGTGTTGGACGGCGGCTTCAAGGCGTGGAAAGCCGAAGGGCGTGCGGTGACAAAGGCCGCTCCCTCCGCTGCGAGCGCGGTCACGTTTACGCCACGACCACGACCGGAACTGATCGCCACGCTGGCGCAGGTGGAGGCCATCTCGAAGGATTCCGGTCGCACGGCCCTCATCGATGCGCGCCTGCCACGCTTCTACAATGGGGACGGTGGTGGGTATCCGCGACCCGGGCACATCCCCACCGCCGTCAATATTCCCCTGAACACCGTCAGCACCAACGGGTTCATGAAGCCGGCATCCGAGCTCAAGACGCTCTTGGCGCAGGCGGGTGTGAAAGGCGACAAACCCATCGTCACCTATTGCCACATCGGACAGCAAGCCACGGTGCTGTGGTTCGTGGCCACGCTGCTGGGATACGACGCCAGGATGTTTGACGGGAGCTTTCAGGAGTGGAGCAGCACCACCCGATTGCCGGTGGTCGCGCCGCCGCCCAAGGAATGA
- a CDS encoding acetate kinase gives MNVLVLNAGSATVKFQVVVTDESTIASNSDRALVRGQIERIGGESVITVRMADGSTRTLTASLRDLRAAVEWVVAYVTQADSGSGLRSRADVHAVGHRVVHGGEQFQDSVLVDDAVHRAIEAMIEFAPLHNPHNLRGIDAARAALGAGVPQVAVFDTAFHQSLPEYAYLYAIPYPLYRRHKIRRYGFHGTSHRSIAWQWRRLTGRARSDVRIVTLHLGNGCSACAIQGGRSIDTSMGFTPLEGLVMGTRSGDIDAALLDYIAAKEGLSLPQVESLLNQQSGLLGISGLTNDMRDLLAEAHEHQDRRARLAIEIFCYRVRKYVGAYLAALGGADAIVFAGGIGENSPEIRTRICEGLAWAGLTIDEAANAQLTDGREGRFSTEGASLEAWVVPTDEELLIARDTFRVVAGIEPPM, from the coding sequence ATGAACGTCCTCGTACTCAATGCAGGATCCGCGACGGTGAAGTTCCAGGTGGTCGTCACCGATGAATCCACCATCGCGTCGAATTCCGATCGCGCGTTGGTGCGTGGTCAGATTGAACGCATCGGCGGCGAATCGGTTATCACTGTGCGGATGGCCGATGGCTCCACGCGCACGCTCACCGCGTCCCTGCGCGACTTGCGTGCGGCCGTGGAGTGGGTCGTGGCCTACGTGACGCAGGCGGACAGCGGAAGCGGTCTGCGTTCCCGAGCGGACGTGCATGCGGTCGGCCACCGCGTGGTGCATGGCGGCGAACAGTTTCAGGACAGTGTGCTGGTCGACGACGCGGTGCATCGGGCGATCGAAGCCATGATCGAATTTGCGCCACTCCACAATCCTCACAATCTGCGCGGCATCGATGCGGCGCGAGCCGCCTTGGGGGCAGGTGTTCCGCAGGTGGCCGTCTTTGATACGGCGTTCCATCAGTCGTTGCCCGAGTACGCGTACCTCTACGCCATTCCGTATCCACTGTATCGGCGTCACAAGATTCGCCGATACGGATTCCACGGGACGTCTCATCGCAGTATTGCGTGGCAGTGGCGGCGGCTCACGGGCCGGGCACGCAGCGACGTGCGGATCGTGACGCTGCACCTTGGCAACGGCTGTTCGGCCTGCGCCATTCAAGGCGGCCGGTCCATCGACACGTCGATGGGATTCACGCCACTGGAAGGGCTGGTGATGGGCACCCGTTCGGGCGATATCGATGCGGCGCTGCTGGACTACATCGCGGCGAAGGAGGGACTGTCGCTGCCACAAGTGGAGTCATTGCTCAACCAGCAATCGGGTCTGCTGGGTATCTCCGGATTGACCAATGACATGCGCGATCTGCTCGCCGAGGCCCACGAGCATCAGGATCGGCGCGCACGCCTGGCCATCGAGATCTTCTGTTACCGGGTCCGGAAGTATGTCGGCGCGTACCTCGCCGCGCTGGGCGGCGCCGATGCCATCGTTTTCGCGGGAGGCATTGGCGAGAATTCGCCCGAGATTCGCACGCGCATCTGCGAGGGCCTCGCGTGGGCCGGACTCACCATCGACGAGGCGGCGAACGCGCAACTGACGGACGGACGCGAAGGCCGCTTCTCGACCGAGGGTGCGTCCCTGGAAGCATGGGTCGTGCCGACCGACGAGGAACTGCTGATCGCGCGCGATACGTTTCGAGTGGTGGCGGGGATAGAACCGCCCATGTAG
- a CDS encoding P1 family peptidase — protein MTILDAVRRFSGKATVRFAVVFAAWSGTASLSAHAQPTRARAIGLVPGVFAPGRWNAITDVVGVRVGHATVSDGDSLRTGVTAIIPHRGDLFRDRVPAALHVGNGFGKLLGATQLRELGELETPIVLTCTLCIWQAGDALAQWMLRKPENAAVRSINPVVGETNDGVLNATRQRPGIGAAVVRALEQADTGAVAEGSVGAGHGTVMFGWKGGIGTSSRVLPASLGGYTIGVLVQGNYGGVLQMAGVPIGVLLGRYSFQRDVENARRPGGGPGDASAEHGDGSCMIVIATDAPVLARNLQRLAARAVMGLARTGSSASNGSGDYVLAFSTAPSVRRNPDAVVASMQELGNDAMSSLFQAVTEATEEALYNALLMATPVSSRAGRVNPLPVDSVRQLLRVRGIR, from the coding sequence ATGACGATTCTTGACGCCGTCCGGCGATTCTCAGGGAAGGCGACCGTCCGGTTCGCCGTGGTGTTCGCGGCGTGGTCCGGGACCGCGTCGTTGAGTGCACACGCGCAACCAACTCGGGCGCGCGCCATCGGATTGGTGCCGGGGGTGTTCGCACCCGGACGATGGAACGCCATTACCGACGTGGTTGGCGTGCGCGTCGGTCACGCCACCGTGAGCGACGGCGACTCGCTCCGCACCGGCGTGACGGCGATCATCCCGCACCGCGGTGACCTTTTTCGAGACCGCGTGCCGGCCGCACTGCACGTCGGCAACGGCTTTGGCAAGCTGCTGGGTGCGACACAACTCAGAGAATTGGGCGAACTGGAAACACCGATCGTGCTGACCTGTACGCTGTGCATCTGGCAGGCCGGCGATGCGCTGGCCCAATGGATGTTGCGGAAGCCCGAGAATGCTGCCGTGCGGTCCATCAATCCGGTGGTCGGTGAAACGAACGATGGCGTACTCAACGCGACCCGACAGCGCCCGGGTATTGGTGCGGCCGTGGTGCGCGCCCTGGAACAGGCTGACACCGGCGCGGTTGCCGAGGGCAGCGTTGGCGCCGGTCACGGCACCGTGATGTTTGGGTGGAAAGGTGGCATAGGCACATCGTCACGGGTGCTTCCGGCGTCGCTGGGTGGATACACGATTGGCGTTCTGGTGCAGGGGAACTATGGCGGCGTATTGCAGATGGCCGGCGTGCCCATTGGCGTGCTGCTTGGACGGTACTCGTTTCAACGCGATGTTGAGAATGCACGGCGACCGGGTGGCGGGCCGGGCGATGCGTCGGCGGAGCATGGTGACGGATCGTGCATGATCGTGATTGCCACCGACGCGCCGGTGCTCGCGCGCAATCTCCAGCGGTTGGCCGCGCGGGCGGTCATGGGGCTCGCGCGCACCGGGTCGAGTGCCTCGAATGGATCGGGCGACTATGTCCTGGCTTTCTCGACGGCGCCTTCGGTCCGGCGCAATCCCGATGCCGTCGTCGCGTCCATGCAGGAACTGGGGAACGATGCGATGTCATCGCTGTTCCAGGCCGTGACTGAAGCCACCGAAGAAGCGTTGTACAATGCGCTCTTGATGGCCACTCCGGTCTCCAGTCGAGCCGGGCGCGTGAATCCGCTGCCGGTTGATTCGGTCCGGCAGCTGTTGCGAGTCAGGGGCATTCGCTGA
- the purK gene encoding 5-(carboxyamino)imidazole ribonucleotide synthase, translated as MSGGPILPGATIGFLGGGQLGRMTAFAARSMGYDVHVLDPDPACAARAIASRTITASFSDVDAAVDLARHCDVLTLEIEQIHPDVLQAAAEHAPVRPGRAPVYIIQERIRQKQWLATQGFPLGAFVTADSAEAIAHAVTTLGPCIAKSTHGGYDGRGQVRLSAPDQASSAWQALGERTCLVEQRVDIDYEISVLVARRPSGATAVYPPSRNHHTNGILTWAVAPATIADRMTTRAQTLAVAIAERIDVVGVLAVECFVTREGELLVNELAPRPHNTYHHSERGFATSQFEQLVRAICDLPLGSTALHAPSAIVNLLGEVWLHDTPPDVTHALGVAGTRLHLYGKAGARAGRKMGHLSAVGDSAQDALSRVLESYRRLSPGTSDSFDVHEPVLPHH; from the coding sequence GTGAGCGGCGGCCCGATCCTGCCGGGCGCCACCATCGGCTTTCTCGGGGGCGGTCAGCTGGGGCGCATGACCGCATTCGCCGCCCGATCGATGGGATACGACGTCCATGTGCTTGATCCTGATCCGGCGTGTGCGGCACGTGCCATCGCCTCGCGCACCATTACCGCGTCGTTCAGCGACGTCGATGCCGCCGTGGATCTCGCGCGACATTGTGACGTGCTCACGCTTGAAATTGAACAGATTCATCCTGACGTGCTGCAGGCGGCGGCCGAGCATGCGCCAGTGCGTCCAGGTCGCGCACCGGTGTACATCATTCAGGAGCGCATCCGGCAGAAGCAGTGGCTGGCGACACAGGGATTTCCGCTCGGCGCGTTCGTGACCGCCGACTCGGCCGAGGCGATCGCCCACGCCGTCACCACCCTTGGGCCCTGCATCGCGAAATCCACGCATGGCGGGTACGACGGTCGGGGACAGGTGCGATTGTCCGCTCCGGATCAGGCGTCCAGCGCGTGGCAGGCGTTGGGCGAACGCACCTGTCTGGTGGAACAGCGTGTCGACATCGACTACGAAATCAGTGTGCTGGTGGCGCGACGTCCGTCGGGTGCAACGGCGGTGTACCCGCCCTCGCGCAATCATCACACCAACGGCATCCTGACGTGGGCCGTCGCTCCCGCCACCATCGCCGACCGCATGACGACGCGAGCGCAGACGCTGGCGGTGGCCATTGCGGAACGCATCGACGTGGTCGGTGTGCTCGCGGTGGAATGCTTCGTCACGCGCGAAGGCGAGCTGCTGGTGAACGAGTTGGCGCCGCGACCACACAATACGTATCACCACAGCGAACGCGGATTCGCGACCAGCCAGTTCGAGCAATTGGTGCGCGCCATCTGTGACCTTCCGCTGGGGAGCACCGCGCTGCACGCCCCCTCGGCCATCGTCAATCTCCTGGGCGAGGTGTGGTTGCATGACACGCCGCCTGACGTGACGCACGCACTGGGCGTGGCAGGCACGCGCCTGCACCTGTATGGGAAGGCCGGCGCGCGTGCCGGTCGAAAGATGGGACACCTTTCGGCAGTCGGTGACAGTGCGCAGGACGCACTCAGCCGCGTTCTCGAAAGTTATCGACGCTTGTCACCCGGCACGTCGGACAGTTTCGACGTGCACGAGCCCGTGTTGCCGCATCACTGA
- a CDS encoding polymer-forming cytoskeletal protein gives MAIWNPGSPAKSTSTAVAATDVAVSREAEPNMEYATSTVRPLAIPEPRMKESIISADLNIEGKIEGSGDIRIAGRFKGDVNVQGNLTIEAGATLTGAVRAKTVAIGGHLEGNVDAAARVDLLATGVLIGDLTADSLTVAAGSRMRGKAEFGWPETGSRTP, from the coding sequence ATGGCTATCTGGAATCCAGGCTCGCCCGCCAAGAGTACGTCGACGGCGGTGGCTGCCACGGACGTCGCCGTCAGTCGAGAGGCAGAGCCGAATATGGAATATGCCACGAGTACCGTCAGGCCCCTTGCGATACCCGAGCCGCGAATGAAAGAGTCCATCATTTCGGCTGACCTGAACATCGAGGGCAAGATTGAAGGGTCGGGCGACATTCGGATTGCCGGGCGCTTCAAAGGTGATGTCAACGTGCAAGGCAATCTCACCATCGAAGCCGGCGCCACCCTGACCGGTGCCGTGCGGGCGAAGACGGTGGCGATTGGTGGACATCTCGAAGGGAACGTCGATGCGGCGGCTCGAGTCGACTTGCTGGCCACGGGCGTACTGATCGGCGATTTGACGGCCGATTCGCTCACGGTGGCTGCCGGTTCGCGCATGCGTGGCAAGGCGGAATTCGGATGGCCGGAAACGGGTTCGCGCACGCCGTGA